From a single Mus musculus strain C57BL/6J chromosome 12, GRCm38.p6 C57BL/6J genomic region:
- the Mycn gene encoding N-myc proto-oncogene protein, producing the protein MPSCTASTMPGMICKNPDLEFDSLQPCFYPDEDDFYFGGPDSTPPGEDIWKKFELLPTPPLSPSRAFPEHSPEPSNWATEMLLPEADLWGNPAEEDAFGLGGLGGLTPNPVILQDCMWSGFSAREKLERAVNEKLQHGHGPPGVSSACSAPGVGASSPGGRALGGSSSASHTGATLPTDLSHPAAECVDPAVVFPFPVNKRESASVPAAPTSAPATSAAVTSVSVPATAPVAAPARAGGRPASSGEAKALSTSGEDTLSDSDDEDDEEEDEEEEIDVVTVEKRRSSSNNKAVTTFTITVRPKTSALGLGRAQPGELILKRCVPIHQQHNYAAPSPYVESEDAPPQKKIKSEASPRPLKSVVPAKAKSLSPRNSDSEDSERRRNHNILERQRRNDLRSSFLTLRDHVPELVKNEKAAKVVILKKATEYVHALQANEHQLLLEKEKLQARQQQLLKKIEHARTC; encoded by the exons ATGCCCAGCTGCACCGCGTCCACCATGCCGGGGATGATCTGCAAGAACCCAGACCTCGAGTTTGACTCACTGCAGCCCTGCTTCTACCCGGACGAAGATGACTTCTACTTCGGCGGTCCCGACTCGACCCCACCGGGGGAGGACATCTGGAAGAAGTTTGAGCTGCTGCCCACGCCCCCGTTGTCGCCCAGCCGCGCCTTCCCAGAGCACAGCCCGGAGCCTTCGAATTGGGCTACGGAGATGCTGCTGCCGGAGGCCGACCTGTGGGGCAACCCGGCCGAGGAGGATGCGTTCGGTCTCGGGGGCCTGGGTGGCCTCACTCCTAATCCGGTCATCCTTCAGGACTGCATGTGGAGCGGCTTCTCTGCCCGCGAGAAGCTAGAGCGCGCAGTGAACGAAAAACTACAGCACGGCCACGGGCCCCCGGGCGTCAGCTCAGCCTGCTCGGCTCCCGGAGTGGGTGCCAGCAGCCCCGGGGGCCGTGCCCTTGGTGGGTCGTCGAGTGCTAGCCACACCGGGGCCACCCTGCCTACCGACCTCTCCCACCCGGCTGCCGAATGTGTGGACCCCGCCGTGGTCTTCCCCTTCCCGGTGAACAAGCGAGAGTCGGCGTCGGTGCCCGCTGCCCCCACTAGCGCCCCGGCGACCAGCGCTGCGGTCACTAGTGTGTCTGTTCCAGCTACTGCCCCGGTGGCTGCTCCTGCTCGTGCAGGCGGCCGTCCTGCCAGCAGTGGGGAGGCCAAGGCCCTCAGCACCTCCGGAGAGGATACCTTGAGCGACTCAG ATGATGAGGATGacgaggaggaagatgaagaggaggaaatcGATGTGGTCACCGTAGAGAAGAGACGTTCCTCCTCTAACAACAAGGCGGTAACCACTTTCACGATCACTGTGCGTCCCAAGACCTCCGCTCTGGGCCTGGGGCGAGCACAGCCTGGCGAGCTGATCCTCAAGCGCTGTGTTCCCATCCATCAGCAGCACAACTATGCTGCACCCTCACCCTACGTGGAGAGCGAGGACGCGCCCCCGCAGAAAAAGATCAAGAGCGAGGCTTCTCCACGCCCCCTCAAAAGTGTTGTTCCAGCAAAAGCGAAGAGCCTGAGCCCCCGAAACTCAGACTCGGAGGACAGCGAGCGCCGCCGCAACCACAACATCCTGGAGCGTCAACGCCGGAACGACCTGCGCTCCAGCTTCCTGACGCTCAGGGACCATGTGCCTGAGCTGGTGAAGAACGAGAAGGCCGCCAAGGTGGTCATCTTGAAAAAGGCCACCGAGTACGTGCACGCCCTACAGGCCAACGAGCACCAGCTCCTGCTGGAAAAGGAGAAACTGCAGGCGAGGCAGCAGCAGTTGCTAAAGAAGATCGAACACGCTCGGACTTGCTAA